The following are encoded in a window of Pseudomonas sp. JQ170C genomic DNA:
- a CDS encoding helix-turn-helix transcriptional regulator, with product MQSRMSNSQVLAQMGLDMETYEQLIGELYDGALDTRRVAESLRKLQLLFQANIVTLILRAVDEPYLSPMLAVGEVSGAGEIHHYAYYSKSTPFNNLPLDQVFTIDDLMSEAEWLGSSFYLLYCQPYGCFQMLGADISMPDGGKLRIRINRRRDQPRFSDCERALCAMLLPHLRRALHLHAQLDRSESLGSLYFQAISRLSVATIVLDESGSVLQLNPVARDILDSNDGLKLVGGRLEATYPSDNRELTRLVRDAFQRGRQGDVGHCNAAALSISRPSGQVNLGVVVELIPSQEWVEGKGQPTVVVYVRDAVGKSLVSNLATAQLYNLTPAETGLAMELANGLSLEEASEVLNIRRNTARAHLRSIFSKTGVRRQTELVRILLNSVVALGPPGALPPVVKAAG from the coding sequence ATGCAAAGCCGTATGTCCAATTCGCAGGTTCTGGCGCAGATGGGGCTGGACATGGAGACGTATGAGCAGTTGATCGGCGAGCTCTACGATGGCGCCCTGGATACCCGCCGGGTGGCCGAGTCGTTGCGCAAGCTGCAGCTGCTGTTCCAGGCCAACATCGTTACCTTGATCCTGCGCGCCGTGGATGAGCCGTACCTGTCGCCGATGCTGGCGGTGGGGGAGGTCAGCGGCGCCGGTGAGATCCACCACTACGCCTATTACAGCAAGTCGACACCCTTCAATAACCTGCCGCTGGACCAGGTGTTCACCATCGACGACCTGATGAGCGAAGCCGAGTGGCTGGGCTCTTCGTTTTATCTGTTGTACTGCCAGCCTTATGGCTGCTTCCAGATGCTCGGCGCCGATATCAGCATGCCCGACGGCGGCAAGTTGCGCATACGCATCAACCGCCGCCGCGACCAGCCGCGCTTCAGCGACTGTGAGCGGGCGTTGTGCGCGATGTTGCTGCCGCACCTGCGCCGGGCCTTGCACCTGCATGCGCAGCTGGACCGCAGCGAGTCGTTGGGCAGTTTGTATTTTCAGGCCATCAGTCGCTTGTCGGTGGCCACCATCGTGCTCGATGAAAGCGGCAGTGTGCTGCAGCTCAACCCGGTGGCACGGGACATCCTCGACAGCAACGACGGCCTGAAACTGGTCGGCGGGCGCCTGGAGGCCACCTATCCCAGCGACAACCGCGAGCTCACGCGCCTGGTTCGCGATGCCTTCCAGCGCGGACGCCAGGGCGATGTCGGCCATTGCAACGCCGCCGCGCTGTCGATTTCAAGGCCCTCGGGGCAGGTCAACCTGGGGGTGGTGGTGGAGCTGATCCCGTCCCAGGAATGGGTCGAGGGCAAGGGCCAGCCGACGGTGGTGGTGTATGTGCGCGATGCGGTGGGCAAGTCGCTGGTCAGTAACCTGGCGACCGCGCAGCTGTACAACCTGACCCCGGCGGAAACCGGCCTGGCCATGGAGCTGGCCAACGGCTTGTCGCTGGAGGAGGCCTCGGAGGTGTTGAACATTCGCCGCAACACGGCCCGGGCGCACCTGCGCTCGATCTTCTCCAAGACCGGGGTGCGGCGCCAGACCGAGCTGGTGCGCATTCTGCTCAACAGCGTGGTGGCCCTGGGGCCGCCCGGGGCCTTGCCGCCGGTGGTGAAAGCCGCGGGGTAA
- a CDS encoding DUF1329 domain-containing protein, producing the protein MTERNPPHLKAPGHRQRWLLAAVLGAACAGPVQAAPEDAARLGSELTCVGADKRGNADGSIPPYSGQWLGVPPQVQFKGTGHHPVDPYPDEKPLFVITSANLAQYAEYLSDGQKALFKLYPQTYKMPVYPSHRDFRFADSVCEATRENATVARLVDDGEGVVGKTGGTPFPVPRSGLELLKNASTFTLRAWTEEYVSDNAYVLKDGNINWGRVHSRNLAPALQPGKVGDTVGNSSFYLNETLLPQRDKGEINTGTEFWNDKTEPRQSWRYDPGTRRVRQSPGYGFDMAFPGSGGSITVDEVRLFNGSGQRYDWKIVGKREMFIPYNTYRLHAANLKYADLLTPGHINPEAMRYERHRVWELEGTLKPGYRHLYGKRKLYIDEDTWFPMLADNYDNRGELWRTSMVNYFYAYESQVPQAGVGLYHDLNAGSYLAFNLINEQRNGYMLNKGGFNPRDFGPEAARRAGQ; encoded by the coding sequence ATGACCGAGCGTAATCCACCCCACCTCAAGGCCCCTGGCCATCGCCAGCGCTGGCTGCTGGCCGCAGTGCTTGGCGCCGCCTGTGCGGGGCCTGTACAGGCCGCCCCGGAAGACGCGGCGCGCCTGGGCAGCGAGCTGACCTGCGTTGGCGCCGACAAGCGCGGCAATGCCGACGGCAGCATCCCGCCCTACAGCGGCCAGTGGCTGGGGGTACCGCCCCAGGTGCAGTTCAAAGGCACCGGTCATCATCCGGTCGACCCTTACCCGGACGAAAAGCCGCTGTTCGTGATCACCTCCGCCAACCTCGCCCAGTACGCCGAGTACCTGTCTGACGGCCAGAAGGCCCTGTTCAAGCTGTACCCGCAAACCTACAAGATGCCGGTCTACCCCTCCCATCGGGATTTCCGCTTTGCCGACTCGGTGTGCGAGGCGACTCGCGAAAACGCCACTGTCGCGCGCCTGGTGGATGACGGCGAAGGGGTGGTGGGCAAGACCGGTGGCACGCCGTTCCCGGTGCCGCGCAGCGGCCTGGAGCTGCTCAAGAACGCCTCGACCTTCACCCTGCGGGCCTGGACCGAGGAATACGTCTCCGACAACGCCTACGTGCTCAAGGATGGCAACATCAACTGGGGGCGGGTGCATTCACGCAACCTGGCGCCGGCGCTGCAGCCGGGCAAGGTCGGCGACACCGTGGGCAACTCCTCGTTCTACCTCAACGAAACCCTGTTGCCCCAGCGTGACAAGGGCGAGATCAACACCGGCACCGAGTTCTGGAACGACAAGACCGAGCCTCGCCAGAGCTGGCGCTACGACCCGGGCACCCGTCGCGTGCGCCAGTCACCGGGCTATGGCTTCGACATGGCGTTCCCCGGTTCCGGCGGCTCGATCACCGTGGATGAAGTGCGCCTGTTCAACGGCTCGGGCCAGCGCTACGACTGGAAGATCGTCGGCAAGCGCGAGATGTTCATCCCCTACAACACCTACCGCCTGCACGCGGCCAACCTCAAGTACGCCGACCTGCTGACCCCGGGGCACATCAACCCCGAGGCCATGCGCTACGAGCGTCATCGGGTGTGGGAACTTGAGGGCACCCTCAAGCCCGGCTATCGCCACCTGTACGGCAAGCGCAAGTTGTACATCGACGAAGACACCTGGTTCCCGATGCTGGCCGACAACTACGACAACCGTGGCGAGCTGTGGCGCACCTCGATGGTCAACTACTTCTACGCCTACGAATCCCAGGTGCCCCAGGCCGGGGTTGGCCTGTACCACGACCTCAACGCCGGCAGCTACCTGGCCTTCAACCTGATCAACGAACAGCGCAACGGCTACATGCTCAACAAGGGCGGCTTCAACCCGCGTGACTTCGGGCCGGAGGCTGCACGCCGGGCGGGGCAGTAG
- a CDS encoding Rieske 2Fe-2S domain-containing protein yields MTKLAELSIENTQRTHRYARGWHCLGDAADYRDGKLHTLNIFGTRLVAFANSEGKISILDAHCPHMGADLSQGTIENDTVVCPFHHWKYDTTGKCVEIPYCKRIPPKAKTRSWLTCEENSLLFVWNNPEGRPPKEGVVIPHLEEMDSDEWIHEWNIDTMLIETNPRELVDNLVDAQHFGPVHGTPTKYFANIFEGHIGHQIFHGDSERLGGDLIAPSAYYGPATHFTHLSSMFGEVRVHAILLNSHVPVTPDSFELRFGCMVKRVPGWSEEQNREVAQAYVMGNRASFYQDVDIWKHKIRIDKPVLAENDGPVYQLREWYQQFFTDEDLVPASMAERREIVTVDER; encoded by the coding sequence ATGACGAAACTCGCTGAATTAAGCATCGAAAACACCCAGCGCACCCACCGCTACGCGCGTGGCTGGCACTGCCTGGGCGATGCTGCTGACTACCGTGATGGCAAGCTGCACACCCTGAACATCTTCGGCACCCGCCTGGTGGCGTTCGCCAACAGCGAGGGCAAGATCAGCATTCTTGATGCCCACTGCCCGCACATGGGCGCCGACCTGTCCCAGGGCACCATCGAGAACGACACCGTGGTCTGCCCCTTCCACCACTGGAAGTACGACACCACCGGCAAGTGCGTGGAGATTCCGTACTGCAAGCGCATCCCGCCCAAGGCCAAGACCCGCAGCTGGCTGACCTGCGAAGAGAACAGCCTGCTGTTCGTGTGGAACAACCCCGAGGGCCGTCCCCCGAAAGAGGGCGTGGTGATCCCGCACCTGGAAGAGATGGACAGCGACGAGTGGATTCATGAGTGGAACATCGACACCATGCTCATCGAGACCAACCCGCGCGAGCTGGTCGACAACCTGGTCGATGCCCAGCATTTCGGCCCGGTGCATGGCACCCCGACCAAGTATTTTGCCAACATCTTCGAAGGTCATATCGGCCATCAGATTTTCCACGGCGACTCCGAGCGTTTGGGCGGTGACCTGATCGCGCCGTCGGCCTACTACGGCCCGGCCACGCACTTTACCCACCTGAGTTCGATGTTCGGTGAGGTGCGGGTGCATGCGATTTTGCTCAACAGTCATGTGCCGGTGACGCCAGACAGTTTCGAGCTGCGCTTTGGCTGCATGGTCAAGCGTGTTCCGGGCTGGAGCGAGGAGCAGAACCGTGAGGTGGCCCAGGCGTATGTGATGGGTAACCGGGCGTCGTTCTATCAGGACGTGGACATCTGGAAGCACAAGATCCGTATCGACAAGCCGGTACTGGCCGAGAATGACGGCCCGGTGTATCAGCTGCGCGAGTGGTACCAGCAGTTCTTCACCGATGAAGACCTGGTGCCGGCGAGCATGGCCGAGCGTCGCGAGATTGTGACGGTCGACGAGCGTTGA